One window of the Triticum dicoccoides isolate Atlit2015 ecotype Zavitan chromosome 3B, WEW_v2.0, whole genome shotgun sequence genome contains the following:
- the LOC119278972 gene encoding ankyrin repeat-containing protein At5g02620-like, whose translation MADNTSTTSSLEGQHEELWMDQLLLEAATSGDSTSMKDMASQDPSMLLRTTPAGNTCLHISSIHGHEAFCLDVVTLEVSLLTTVNLDRETPLLAAVKSGSVILASVLLRWYREHRLSKAILEKDIDGCNALHHAIRSGHRKLAMELIDAEPVLSTHVNRMNESPMYIAAMRDFTDISEILLEIPVSAHMGPWGQNTLQAAVKNGNAGLAKRIVETRPGLAKEADNNGCTPLSSAVYRGLVDVLRVLLEHDCSLGYEVPSNGNPFLSYAAYEGHLDVAEELLKYCPDTPYRSTQDACWTSLHVAVYDDQVEFTEFILRTPQLRKLINMRDSNGKTALHLAVEKCNPKMVVALLSHDDIDTTVVDNEGVTAAWVLAHVIDDAKTLNWNEVSMLMARADPQDAKTLYNLHTHTKHKATLESRKEAKSLTQTYTSNTSLVAILITTVTFAAAFTLPGGYSNDAGSEGLPIMSRKLSFQAFLISDVLAMCCSFAVSFICIIARWGDYEFLIYYISATKKLMWFAYVATTTAFSTGLYTVLAPRLHWLAIAICVMVALLPIFTKLLGEWPVLKLRFRLGKTFNSDLLDMV comes from the exons ATGGCAGATAATACATCAACAACTAGTTCATTGGAAGGACAACATGAAGAGCTATGGATGGACCAACTTCTTCTGGAAGCAGCCACATCCGGCGATTCCACATCAATGAAGGACATGGCATCACAGGATCCAAGCATGCTTCTTAGAACAACTCCAGCTGGGAACACCTGTCTTCACATATCGTCCATCCATGGCCATGAGGCATTTTGCCTAGATGTGGTGACCCTGGAGGTGTCTCTTCTCACTACAGTAAACCTGGATCGAGAGACGCCACTTCTTGCCGCGGTGAAAAGTGGTTCTGTCATCTTGGCTTCGGTTCTACTCCGTTGGTACCGTGAACATCGACTGAGCAAGGCAATCTTGGAAAAAGACATTGATGGCTGCAATGCACTCCACCATGCCATTCGCAGTGGCCATAGGAAGCTTGCGATGGAGCTGATAGATGCAGAGCCGGTTCTGTCGACACATGTGAATAGAATGAACGAGTCACCTATGTATATTGCAGCGATGAGGGATTTTACTGATATTTCAGAGATTTTACTTGAAATTCCTGTTTCTGCTCATATGGGACCATGGGGCCAGAACACTCTGCAGGCTGCCGTGAAGAATGGAAACGCAG gttTGGCTAAGAGAATTGTGGAAACACGTCCTGGGCTGGCCAAAGAAGCCGATAACAATGGGTGTACTCCGCTAAGTTCAGCTGTATATCGTGGCCTGGTTGACGTGTTACGAGTATTGCTGGAACATGATTGCTCTTTAGGGTATGAGGTGCCAAGTAATGGTAATCCTTTCCTTAGTTATGCTGCATATGAAGGTCACCTCGATGTTGCTGAAGAGCTTCTTAAATACTGTCCTGATACTCCTTACCGTTCAACACAAGATGCCTGTTGGACATCCCTCCATGTAGCTGTATACGATGATCAAGTGGAGTTCACAGAATTCATCTTGAGGACCCCACAACTTCGGAAACTCATTAACATGCGAGACTCCAACGGGAAAACTGCTCTACATTTGGCGGTAGAGAAGTGCAATCCTAAAATGGTTGTTGCTTTGCTGTCTCACGATGACATAGACACAACTGTGGTTGATAATGAAGGTGTTACAGCAGCTTGGGTATTAGCTCATGTCATTGATGATGCGAAGACTTTAAACTGG AATGAAGTGAGCATGCTTATGGCGAGAGCTGATCCGCAAGATGCCAAAACTCTTTATAATCTTCACACGCATACCAAACACAAAGCGACCTTAGAATCAAGGAAGGAGGCGAAGTCACTAACTCAAACATACACAAGCAACACTTCGCTAGTGGCGATCCTCATCACGACAGTCACCTTTGCCGCTGCCTTCACCCTGCCTGGAGGATACAGCAATGACGCCGGAAGCGAGGGACTTCCCATCATGTCTAGGAAGTTATCATTTCAAGCATTCTTGATTTCTGACGTCTTAGCAATGTGCTGCTCCTTTGCTGTCTCCTTCATATGCATCATAGCAAGGTGGGGGGATTATGAGTTCTTGATTTATTACATATCCGCCACTAAGAAGCTTATGTGGTTTGCATATGTGGCAACAACTACGGCTTTTTCAACTGGTTTATACACTGTGTTGGCTCCACGTCTTCACTGGTTGGCTATTGCAATTTGCGTCATGGTAGCTTTGTTGCCCATTTTCACTAAGCTGCTGGGCGAATGGCCGGTGTTGAAGCTCAGATTTCGGCTTGGTAAAACATTCAACTCTGATCTCCTTGACATGGTGTGA